A window from Drosophila nasuta strain 15112-1781.00 chromosome 3, ASM2355853v1, whole genome shotgun sequence encodes these proteins:
- the LOC132790795 gene encoding gamma-tubulin complex component 6 — translation MAASFVCNHSIFKLISKLAELQLQDERAESQEPDANLLLPATAEVSRRRAQIYEVLLRGNAKSYFCDKLDELPQCSKLLNDQSGYFDAELITDITHCLQNISFEANGGRRRAQLLLLRLERAGRNTFESQVLLPEPLRLKRTFHSGRQELYQSLCFQPTVFRSIPRSTKYRTPRLLIENGSNSYFTLRSAGKPIENCLEQNPYCSAWRESVARFKESKTLSTPLRYKLPLPAKPKETIKKKIKQITRRPEKHFFSDLSLCNEINWHRDRSTKVYFIELPLLIDHLKKVSVGLQSETFLLTPDGYFFLRPHRTVKTLLPNVLADYAQPFLDAGRAYLRLCFRTQWDLDYEQIERPMNRTMRHAIIALMSNSRTFLLSQPAKNLSELLHSATPTMRLLQQIDQMFQNEPSANIANGATGASLLSVVWSEIDACVNIQYLQILMYLLRLICETYYRQLQRWLYEGELDEPFNELFISSTKGLDEQSKEFFDKGFKVHSNMVPGFLAGNEQAIVQCGKYSRLLKRYNAQNALFRWKPPNLSVCLTEEQLTNMQNKLKFHYKCFLESITPFSMQSMLEERTLHSHRFGNRMWSCTQERIADWEENQRELLSKANEGKQRRYAEFNNERKEEEESRLEQRRQEIVAELMLREKCEQQNEVRLQREKLALEKQIATLQQIIQPSSVNVVEVSPDGSSSSGRSFVSCCEELSSEAKTAEDLAIEEDSKEELEATESQEKGETGPADEQNSNVLFTKENPNCQESATEKKDLEDKEVSQLPMNLEPSDVQNSNALVTEIDRNRQRNISSGQFLESQTQVELRQNTATQGLTDAESNRLRVLNCTDVTAQVPADETTKKKVLTDAESNRLRVLNCTELTAQLPTDVNMNVEDLSELQRNRQRMLHHQHFDTLNGVTLRENKTVLHVEKDSESNLKLHLPLEPHKLFVEPTLDTATPMSTTSDIEIELCIPKETIDAANNNVNAAVECKDVEERRDDDSKICEMTPKKLPKNPEMTRKAFNWSKPVFQLHHNELSSQSWRFQLPKEHNPFLIKRYVEQSILLPLDTHLSLLRNEVLRIFDDLNVYEHFCQLRNYFFLLDGEFGTALVGGILERIEAGMEPRSLCQKGTLDMILKNALGRSATEATGAAAVFVENLTLICSNIPESFDLMNIDVMSIFTLDCKADWPLNLVISVETMQKYTHIFSYLLKLRHVSFMLERTYQHLQELSKLHGKAIHMAPQYRHLQLVRRKLSHFVLTLQNHLETNALQGTWRTFNDKLRKVETVEELYQRHVEYVKQIVFISLLNRQSAKFRNTIDSILVIVLRFCKILHSKSFVLDQNQEFIHPRYKRLVFEETEFEKFMLYVIYLGNKIDASGYNEKIVELISIINFNNYYNITNGPKSN, via the exons ATGGCTGCATCGTTTGTTTGCAACCACAGCATCTTCAAACTAATCAGTAAGTTAGCtgaattgcagttgcaagATGAACGGGCCGAAAGTCAAGAACCAGATGCAaatctgctgctgcctgcaaCAGCTGAAGTTTCCAGGCGTCGCGCACAAATCTACGAAGTTTTGCTGCGCGGGAACgcaaaaagttatttttgtgACAAACTGGATGAATTGCCGCAGTGCAGCAAGCTTTTGAATGACCAGAGTGGTTATTTTGATGCTGAACTGATAACCGATATTACCCATTGCCTGCAAAACATATCCTTTGAGGCAAATGGCGGAAGAAGAAGAGCTCAACTGCTGCTCCTACGATTGGAACGGGCTGGCAGAAATACGTTTGAATCGCAAGTCTTGCTACCGGAGCCATTGCGCTTGAAAAGGACATTTCACAGCGGGCGTCAAGAGTTATATCAGTCGCTCTGCTTTCAGCCTACGGTATTTCGATCCATTCCCCGCAGCACCAAATACCGTACGCCTCGTCTGCTAATCGAGAATGGCAGCAACTCGTATTTTACGCTACGGTCAGCAGGAAAACCTATCGAGAATTGCCTGGAACAAAATCCTTACTGTTCTGCTTGGCGTGAAAGCGTCGCGCGCTTCAAGGAATCCAAGACACTCTCGACTCCATTGCGATATAAGTTGCCGCTTCCGGCTAAGCCCAAGGAAACAATTAAGAAGAAAATCAAGCAAATTACACGACGCCCTGAGAAACATTTTTTCTCGGATTTGAGTCTGTGTAACGAAATTAATTGGCATCGGGATCGAAGTACTAAAGTGTATTTTATTGAGCTGCCCCTCTTGATCGATCACTTAAAAAAGGTTTCAG TTGGACTGCAATCggaaacatttttgttgacaCCCGATGGTTATTTTTTTCTGCGTCCGCATAGAACAGTGAAAACTCTGCTCCCGAATGTATTGGCTGACTATGCACAGCCTTTTCTGGATGCTGGTCGTGCCTATCTGCGACTCTGCTTTCGTACCCAGTGGGACCTGGATTACGAACAGATAGAGCGTCCCATGAACCGG ACAATGCGCCATGCAATTATTGCTCTTATGTCGAATAGTCGAACGTTTTTGCTCTCGCAGCCAGCCAAGAATTTATCCGAACTGCTCCATAGTGCCACTCCCACCATGCGATTGTTGCAACAAATTGATCAAATGTTTCAGAACGAACCCTCTG caaatattgcaaatggtGCTACTGGTGCCAGCCTGTTGAGCGTAGTTTGGTCCGAGATTGATGCCTGCGTCAACATACAGTACCTGCAAATATTAATGTACCTGCTGAGATTGATCTGTGAGACATACTATCGTCAGTTGCAGCGTTGGCTCTATGAGGGTGAACTCGATGAGCCATTCAACGAGCTATTTATTAGCTCCACAAAAGGCTTGGACGAGCAGAGCAAAGAGTTCTTCGATAAGGGTTTCAAAGTGCATAGCAATATGGTTCCCGGATTTCTTGCGGGCAATGAGCAGGCCATTGTTCAGTGTGGCAAGTATAGTCGACTACTAAAACGCTACAATGCTCAG AATGCACTTTTCAGATGGAAACCTCCCAACTTGTCCGTGTGTTTGACGGAAGAGCAATTgacaaatatgcaaaacaagTTAAAGTTCCACTATAAATGCTTTCTGGAAAGCATCACGCCATTCAGCATGCAAAGCATGCTCGAGGAGCGCACTCTACACAGCCATCGTTTTGGCAATCGCATGTGGAGCTGCACCCAAGAGCGTATTGCGGACTGGGAGGAGAATCAGCGGGAGTTGCTGTCAAAAGCGAACGAGGGCAAACAACGTCGTTATGCGGAGTTCAACAATGAGCGAAAGGAGGAGGAAGAGTCGCGTTTAGAGCAACGACGCCAGGAGATTGTTGCAGAGCTCATGCTTCGCGAGAAATGTGAGCAGCAGAATGAAGTGCGGCTGCAACGCGAGAAATTGGCGTTGGAGAAGCAAATTGCAACCTTGCAACAAATTATACAGCCATCTTCGGTCAATGTTGTTGAAGTCAGTCCGGATGGAAGTTCTAGCAGTGGACGCAGCTTCGTTTCCTGCTGTGAGGAACTTTCCTCGGAAGCCAAAACTGCTGAAGATCTTGCTATAGAGGAGGATTCAAAGGAAGAACTCGAGGCAACAGAATCGCAAGAAAAAGGAGAAACGGGACCAGCAGATGAGCAGAACTCTAATGTGCTATTCACAAAAGAAAATCCGAATTGTCAAGAATCAGCTACAGAAAAGAAAGATCTCGAGGATAAAGAAGTCTCTCAGTTACCCATGAATCTCGAGCCATCAGATGTGCAGAATTCTAATGCGTTGGTCACGGAAATCGATCGGAATCGCCAGCGCAATATATCCTCGGGCCAGTTTCTGGAAAGCCAGACGCAAGTGGAGCTGCGTCAGAACACAGCCACTCAAGGGCTGACGGATGCGGAAAGCAATCGATTGCGAGTGCTTAACTGCACAGATGTGACGGCTCAAGTACCTGCAGATGAGACAACTAAAAAGAAGGTTTTAACAGATGCTGAAAGCAATCGCCTGAGAGTGCTCAACTGCACGGAATTGACGGCTCAGCTGCCCACAGATGTCAATATGAATGTTGAGGACTTAAGCGAATTGCAGCGCAATCGGCAGCGAATGCTGCATCATCAGCACTTTGACACTTTAAATGGCGTAACTCTTAGAGAGAATAAAACCGTGCTGCATGTAGAAAAGGACTCAGAGAGTAATCTTAAATTGCACTTGCCATTGGAGCCTCACAAGCTGTTTGTGGAGCCTACTTTAGACACAGCAACGCCTATGTCAACCACATCGGATATCGAGATTGAGCTATGTATACCAAAAGAAACGATTGATGcggccaacaacaatgtcAATGCAGCAGTCGAATGTAAGGATGTTGAGGAGCGTCGAGATGATGATTCAAAAATATGCGAGATGACGCCGAAAAAGTTGCCGAAGAACCCGGAAATGACAAGGAAAGCTTTTAACTGGAGTAAACCTGTTTTCCAGCTTCATCATAACGAGCTTTCAAGTCAATCTTGGCGCTTTCAATTGCCCAAAGAGCATAATCCTTTTCTGATCAAGCGATATGTGGAGCAGTCGATATTGTTGCCGTTGGATACCCATTTGTCGCTGCTACGCAACGAAGTGCTGCGCATCTTCGATGACCTCAATGTGTATGAGCATTTTTGCCAGCTGCGAAACTATTTCTTCTTGCTGGATGGGGAGTTTGGCACAGCGCTGGTTGGCGGCATTCTGGAACGCATTGAAGCGGGCATGGAACCGCGAAGTTTATGCCAAAAGGGCACACTTGATATGATTTTGAAGAATGCTCTTGGCCGAAGTGCAACTGAAGCTACAGGTGCGGCAGCTGTGTTCGTTGAGAATCTCACTTTGATATGCTCAAACATTCCGGAATCTTTTGATCTGATGAATATAGATGTGATGTCCATATTCACTTTGGATTGCAAAGCTGATTGGCCACTCAATTTGGTCATAAGCGTAGAGACTATGCAAAAGTATACACATATCTTCTCGTATTTGCTGAAGCTGCGTCATGTCAGCTTTATGCTTGAACGTACCTATCAACATCTCCAGGAGTTGTCCAAGCTCCACGGCAAGGCAATTCACATGGCACCACAATATCGTCACTTGCAATTGGTTCGTCGCAAGCTGTCGCATTTTGTACTCACATTGCAAAATCATTTGGAGACGAATGCACTGCAGGGCACTTGGCGAACCTTTAACGATAAACTCCGCAAAGTGGAAACTGTCGAGGAATTATATCAACGTCACGTCGAATAtgtaaaacaaattgttttcatcTCTCTGCTGAACCGACAAAGCGCAAAGTTTCGAAATACAATTGACAGTATTCTAGTGATTGTTTTACGATTTTGCAA GATCCTGCACTCAAAATCATTTGTCTTGGACCAAAATCAAGAATTTATTCATCCGCGTTATAAGCGTTTAGTATTTGAAGAAACCGAGTTTGAAAAGTTTATGCTTTATGTTATTTATCTAGGCAATAAGATTGATGCGTCTGGATATAACGAGAAAATTGTTGAGCTCATAAGtattatcaattttaataattattataatataacaaatggcccaaaatcaaattaa
- the LOC132790798 gene encoding cAMP-regulated phosphoprotein 19, which produces MSSTEENSPATTPQENEPTGDQTNPRDLEKIEEEKLKSKYPTGMRVPGGHSAFLQKRLQKGQKFFDSGDYQMAKQKGGGVKQVFANKVTTGEAIPTPETVPARKTSIIQPCNKFSTAS; this is translated from the exons ATGAGTTCCACTGAGGAAAACAGTCCAGCAACAACGCCACAGGAGAACGAGCCGACTGGCGATCAGACTAACCCACGGGATTTGGAAAAGATCGAGGAGGAGAAGCTCAAGTCGAAATATCCAACTGGTATGCGTGTGCCTGGTGGACATTCTGCATTCCTTCAAAAACGATTGCAAAAGGGC CAAAAATTCTTTGATTCTGGCGACTATCAAATGGCCAAACAGAAAGGTGGCGGCGTGAAACAGGTGTTTGCCAATAAGGTAACCACCGGTGAGGCGATCCCAACTCCAGAAACGGTGCCTGCTCGCAAAACGTCGATTATACAACCATGCAACAAGTTCTCAACGGCGAGTTAA